The sequence below is a genomic window from Thermoflavifilum sp..
GCCGGCAGGATTATGCTGGTTGATCCCCGACATCGGCTGGAAGCTGCCAGCGTGATGATATTGAGCAGCCTGAGTCAACTGATTATTACGCTTGGCTTTGGTATGCTGGGATTGGTGTATGAAGCGCTGGCAGGCCGCATGCATGGCATGGCTCATGGCTGGTGGTTGCAGAGCTTAGCCGTGTTCCTGTGCGGAATGGCGCTGGTGCTGGTGATCCTGTATTTTAGAAAAGACCTGATGGTAAATTTTTTTACGTATTTCAGAAGGTTTCGTTTCCTGGTAAAAGCTGGACGCGCCATCCGCATGGTTCCCGGCAAAGTATTGATCCAGCTGCTGGTGCTTTCGGTTTTGCGGTATGGTATTTTCAGCGGACAATATCTTGCGCTGTTGCGGTTTCTGGGCGCATCTGTTCCATGGATAGCCGGCTTTTTCAACATCAGTTTAATTTACATGATCATGGCATTCTTACCCACTGTGGCTATTGCAGAAATTGGTATCAGGGGAGAATTGAATATCTATTTTTTAAGTGCATATACGCCCAATACGCTGGCAATTGTGAGTGCTGCCGTGATCATCTGGTTGACAAATCTGATGATTCCGGCTTTCGTCGGTAGTATGTTATGGTTAAAAGTCAAAACCATTCGTAAGAAAACATAAAAACTCGTTAATAGAACGTGAAATTTCGGTGAAGAATGCGAGAAGTTTTCTAAAACAAGCAATTGTGCATTTAAATTGTATGCATGAATTGTCATTCCAGTGTGTATCAGCAGCAATTGAGGGGTTGACATGAATGGATTAAACATGAAATTATGCATGGAACAAGTTTACGCTTTTTGACAGGCAACCTGTGTATCAGTGCTATGTGCCTGATTCTTCAACTCTCTGCTTCAGCACAGGGCTTTTGCAATATTGATAATACCAGTTTTATGTCGGGCGAAAAAATTACATACGAGGTGTTTTATACACTTGCCGGCATTTATGTTGGTGCAGGTGAGGTCAACTTCACGGTATCATTGGATAAACTCAAAGGCAGGCCCGTATATCATGTGGTGGGTGACGGCAAAACGTATCGCTCCTACGATTGGTTTTATAAGGTGAGGGATCGGTATGAAAGTTATATTGACACGGCAACCTTATTGCCTTTAAAATTCATCCGAAATATTCATGAAGGGGGTTATCGAAAGTATGAGCTGGTAAATTTTGATCAGCAGGCGCATACGGCTACCAGTTTAAAAGGCGTTCATGAAGTGCCTGCCTGTATTCAGGATGTATTGAGTGCGGTGTATTTTGCGCGTAACTTAAATTATAATCAATATCATCCCGGAGATAAGATTTATTTTGACATGTTTTTAGATGATAAAG
It includes:
- a CDS encoding lysylphosphatidylglycerol synthase domain-containing protein, which gives rise to MLNKSTKIIFNTFISVGLFVGLSFLIYRQLQHQQNLSFALEQIRQACTGARLWIGITLLLMVVPNWLLEARKWQLLLNRFEPVSLFRALQSVLAGLSLGINTPNRIGEYAGRIMLVDPRHRLEAASVMILSSLSQLIITLGFGMLGLVYEALAGRMHGMAHGWWLQSLAVFLCGMALVLVILYFRKDLMVNFFTYFRRFRFLVKAGRAIRMVPGKVLIQLLVLSVLRYGIFSGQYLALLRFLGASVPWIAGFFNISLIYMIMAFLPTVAIAEIGIRGELNIYFLSAYTPNTLAIVSAAVIIWLTNLMIPAFVGSMLWLKVKTIRKKT
- a CDS encoding DUF3108 domain-containing protein codes for the protein MHGTSLRFLTGNLCISAMCLILQLSASAQGFCNIDNTSFMSGEKITYEVFYTLAGIYVGAGEVNFTVSLDKLKGRPVYHVVGDGKTYRSYDWFYKVRDRYESYIDTATLLPLKFIRNIHEGGYRKYELVNFDQQAHTATSLKGVHEVPACIQDVLSAVYFARNLNYNQYHPGDKIYFDMFLDDKVYNIYIRYLGKEKVQTRFGEFNAIKIKPLLIEGTIFKGGEGMVVWVSDDPNHIPVRIESPIIVGSIKADMIEYSGIRYPFSSLIKAN